Proteins encoded together in one Pelagicoccus enzymogenes window:
- a CDS encoding DEAD/DEAH box helicase gives MDPFVFDQQFAKFVGQVDSAALAKGTELYESGGARVDVLGSSLIRGSVTERREGAFQVRLAANEEGGLSGSCSCPEFFNCAHAYALARAARERLVGRGQASGKIEIRAKSQEPAVEVELGRIWKLAKGSGNLLYPKDLYGLVSDRKQLGISGREPIRELKRALQREQPRTLDEFAGVLHRYFEHKGIEPTKDYDWPTNPQAPAASFMAATEDRNWDRPALKLQARVELERSPDRDWFQARAVWAIEGCGFSGEEIESLRQAEGALVKLEGKGWYRLDGTLRQEEQGALSALGLDAERGNSQRIHLCQIEDLLPESMLQGMDWNELRVRAKSLAARGNPAAPTVLKGVLRPYQSDGFHFLCRLSQLELGGVLADDMGLGKTLQTLAWMLWLSERKKGDFRALVVCPKSVTDNWVQEPKKFGTGLKSLLFHASQGGIGNANIVVANYAQLRINAETFLAEEWDAVVLDEAQYIKSPSSQTSKVAYRLRARERLALTGTPIENSLTDLWSIMRFAMPRLLGPLPTFRVNYSSARGDEALVDLRRRMRPFLLRRLKREVARDLPDRIEKDIYCELEGWQRERYEEELADARALLKSSSGQGGSFNVLQALLRLRQVCCDTKLLGDAGCEKEEPSAKVQALLDLVEPLVAEGHKVLVFSQFVRMLEIVEKQFEASGISYLSLTGKSKNRAGLVERFQSEQGESVFLLSLKAAGSGLTLTAASYVVLLDPWWNPAVEAQAIDRAHRIGQKDQVIAYRILAKDTVEEKIRKIQQEKAELAAALFGEGEGIDSKLSMEELETLLGSSAQ, from the coding sequence ATGGATCCTTTCGTTTTCGACCAGCAGTTTGCCAAGTTTGTGGGACAAGTCGATTCTGCGGCCCTTGCGAAGGGAACGGAACTCTACGAGTCGGGCGGGGCTCGGGTGGACGTACTGGGGAGCTCTTTGATTCGCGGGAGCGTGACCGAGCGTCGCGAGGGGGCGTTTCAGGTACGTCTTGCGGCGAACGAGGAGGGTGGCTTGAGTGGGAGTTGCAGTTGCCCGGAGTTTTTCAATTGCGCTCATGCCTATGCACTGGCGAGAGCTGCCCGCGAACGCTTGGTGGGGCGAGGTCAAGCTTCGGGCAAAATCGAAATAAGGGCGAAGTCGCAAGAGCCTGCGGTCGAAGTGGAGTTGGGGCGGATTTGGAAGTTGGCGAAAGGTTCGGGCAACCTGCTGTATCCAAAGGATCTTTACGGGCTTGTGTCGGACCGGAAGCAGCTTGGCATTTCCGGGCGAGAGCCGATCCGCGAGCTGAAACGCGCCTTGCAAAGAGAGCAACCCCGCACGCTGGACGAGTTTGCGGGGGTGTTGCACCGCTATTTCGAACACAAGGGAATCGAACCGACGAAGGATTACGATTGGCCTACGAATCCGCAAGCGCCTGCAGCGTCCTTCATGGCTGCAACAGAGGATCGGAATTGGGATCGCCCTGCCTTGAAGCTGCAGGCGCGTGTCGAGCTTGAGAGGTCGCCGGATCGAGATTGGTTTCAGGCCCGTGCCGTTTGGGCGATCGAAGGCTGTGGTTTTTCCGGGGAGGAAATCGAATCCTTGCGCCAAGCGGAGGGAGCTTTGGTCAAATTGGAAGGAAAAGGGTGGTATCGCCTTGATGGAACGTTGCGTCAAGAGGAACAGGGGGCGCTTTCGGCGCTTGGATTGGATGCGGAGCGAGGAAACTCGCAACGGATTCACCTCTGCCAGATAGAGGACTTGTTGCCGGAGTCCATGTTGCAGGGCATGGATTGGAATGAGCTTCGTGTCAGAGCCAAGTCGCTTGCGGCGCGAGGGAATCCAGCGGCTCCAACGGTCTTAAAGGGAGTGTTGCGGCCCTACCAAAGCGATGGCTTCCATTTCTTGTGTCGCTTGAGCCAGCTCGAGCTAGGGGGCGTTTTGGCAGATGATATGGGCTTGGGAAAGACCTTGCAGACCCTTGCTTGGATGCTGTGGCTTTCCGAGCGAAAGAAAGGCGATTTTCGCGCTCTCGTTGTTTGCCCAAAGTCTGTAACCGATAATTGGGTACAGGAGCCAAAGAAGTTCGGAACCGGATTAAAATCGCTTCTCTTTCACGCCAGCCAAGGAGGGATCGGGAATGCGAACATCGTTGTCGCAAACTACGCGCAACTTCGTATCAATGCGGAAACGTTTCTCGCCGAGGAGTGGGATGCCGTGGTGCTAGACGAAGCCCAGTATATCAAATCGCCCAGCTCTCAAACGAGCAAAGTTGCATATCGGCTCAGGGCTCGCGAACGCTTGGCGCTGACGGGAACGCCGATCGAGAATAGCCTAACGGATTTGTGGAGCATTATGCGATTTGCCATGCCTCGACTCTTGGGCCCCTTGCCGACTTTCAGGGTCAATTACAGTAGCGCCCGAGGCGACGAAGCCCTAGTGGACTTGAGGAGAAGGATGCGTCCGTTTTTGCTGCGGAGGCTAAAGCGCGAAGTGGCCAGGGATTTGCCGGATCGGATAGAAAAAGATATTTACTGCGAATTGGAAGGCTGGCAAAGGGAGCGTTACGAGGAGGAGCTTGCAGATGCTCGAGCCCTTCTGAAATCTTCGAGTGGGCAAGGGGGCAGTTTCAATGTCCTGCAAGCGTTGCTGCGATTGCGGCAGGTATGCTGCGATACGAAGTTGTTAGGGGATGCTGGGTGTGAAAAGGAGGAGCCGTCGGCCAAAGTGCAGGCCTTGTTGGACCTAGTGGAGCCTCTGGTTGCAGAGGGGCATAAGGTGCTCGTTTTTAGTCAGTTCGTTCGAATGTTGGAGATCGTAGAGAAACAGTTCGAAGCCTCAGGGATTTCGTACTTGAGCTTGACGGGGAAAAGCAAGAATCGGGCAGGGCTTGTAGAGCGTTTTCAGAGCGAGCAAGGCGAGAGCGTCTTTTTGCTCTCGCTCAAGGCGGCTGGCTCTGGATTGACGCTTACTGCAGCCTCTTACGTCGTCTTGCTGGACCCTTGGTGGAACCCAGCGGTCGAGGCTCAGGCGATTGACCGAGCCCACCGGATTGGGCAGAAGGACCAAGTGATCGCTTACCGTATCCTTGCCAAGGATACGGTAGAGGAGAAGATTCGGAAAATTCAGCAGGAAAAAGCGGAGCTCGCAGCAGCTTTGTTCGGAGAGGGCGAAGGGATTGATTCCAAGTTGAGTATGGAAGAACTGGAGACGCTCCTAGGAAGCTCCGCGCAGTGA
- a CDS encoding sensor histidine kinase encodes MIPFSTQYRWAWLVSLLLLVGFLTNSISSYFVSKRNVRQTIVETSLPLTSDNVYSEIQRDLLRPVFISSLMANDTFLKDWTLKGEADQGEITKYLHELKIQYNTVSSFFVSEKTRTYYHPQGILKRIDENDPRDEWYFRVRDMPEDYEINVDPDLANQDEMTIFINYRVKDYQGNFIGATGVGLTVNRVNHLISRYEAKYDRQIYFVDTQGKIVLRPSNSPLLNEPKLQGIQGLETKADALLAGETANLSYKRDGRTRLLNCRFVPELSWFLIVEQTEDAQLQPFRKELFINILIALVTTAVVAWIFIVSIKRHHDRLERRNQELCKTNQEIERQKTRIEQSAASLEKANNELSKLNKEKDEFIGIVAHDLRNPLNGIMGLCEVIDFDEDDPVEFINDISDSSKRMLSLVETLLDVSRIEGHDVKICSQTVSPSSLVEDSCSLFKEHAERKNIQLSIKGESAEDLSFRTDPEWFSICLNNLISNAIKYTPEYGKIQVSTQSETDYVRISISDTGPGISEEDQRKLFGKFARLSAKPTGGESSTGLGLYLVKSMCERLGVEIIVRSQLGKGTTFTLKIPKVA; translated from the coding sequence ATGATTCCGTTTTCCACACAGTACCGCTGGGCATGGCTGGTTAGCCTCCTTCTCCTCGTTGGATTCTTGACCAACAGCATTAGCAGCTACTTCGTCTCGAAGCGCAACGTGCGGCAGACCATCGTCGAAACCTCCCTACCGCTCACCTCGGACAACGTCTACTCCGAAATACAGCGAGATCTGCTGCGCCCCGTTTTCATCTCTTCACTCATGGCGAACGACACCTTCCTCAAGGACTGGACGCTCAAGGGCGAGGCGGACCAAGGTGAAATCACAAAGTACCTGCACGAGCTGAAGATCCAGTACAACACGGTCAGCAGCTTCTTCGTCTCTGAGAAAACGAGAACTTACTACCACCCACAAGGCATCCTGAAACGAATAGACGAGAACGATCCGCGCGACGAATGGTATTTCCGCGTGCGCGACATGCCAGAGGACTACGAAATAAACGTCGACCCGGACCTCGCCAATCAAGATGAGATGACCATCTTCATCAACTACCGGGTCAAGGATTACCAAGGCAATTTCATCGGAGCGACCGGCGTCGGCCTTACGGTCAATCGCGTCAACCACCTCATTAGCCGCTACGAAGCGAAGTACGACCGTCAGATCTATTTTGTGGATACGCAGGGAAAAATTGTCCTGCGCCCTTCCAACAGCCCCTTGCTGAACGAGCCCAAACTGCAAGGCATCCAAGGCCTCGAGACGAAAGCCGACGCACTGCTCGCCGGTGAAACGGCAAACCTCTCCTACAAGCGGGACGGACGAACCAGATTGCTCAACTGCCGCTTCGTTCCAGAATTGAGCTGGTTCTTGATAGTCGAGCAAACCGAGGACGCCCAGCTGCAACCGTTTAGGAAAGAACTCTTCATAAACATTCTCATAGCCCTGGTCACCACAGCGGTGGTCGCATGGATCTTCATCGTCTCCATCAAGCGCCATCACGACCGCCTAGAACGGCGAAACCAAGAGCTCTGCAAAACCAATCAAGAGATCGAGCGCCAAAAGACCCGTATCGAGCAATCAGCCGCTTCGCTGGAAAAGGCGAACAACGAATTGTCCAAGCTCAACAAGGAAAAGGACGAATTCATAGGAATCGTCGCCCACGATTTACGCAACCCGCTCAACGGAATCATGGGGCTATGCGAGGTGATCGACTTTGACGAGGACGATCCGGTCGAATTCATCAATGACATATCGGACAGCTCCAAGCGCATGCTCTCTCTCGTTGAGACGCTCCTCGACGTGTCGAGAATCGAGGGACATGACGTAAAGATATGCTCGCAAACCGTGAGCCCCTCGAGCTTGGTCGAGGACTCATGCTCCTTGTTCAAGGAACATGCAGAACGAAAAAATATCCAGCTTTCGATCAAGGGCGAATCGGCTGAAGACCTAAGCTTCCGCACGGATCCAGAGTGGTTCTCCATTTGCCTCAACAATTTGATTAGCAACGCGATCAAATATACACCTGAATACGGCAAGATCCAGGTCAGCACCCAATCGGAGACAGATTACGTTCGTATCTCGATTTCTGATACAGGTCCAGGAATCAGCGAAGAAGACCAACGCAAGCTGTTCGGGAAGTTCGCCCGCCTTTCCGCCAAACCGACTGGTGGCGAAAGCTCAACCGGACTAGGCCTCTATCTTGTGAAAAGCATGTGCGAACGTTTGGGCGTCGAAATTATCGTTCGTAGCCAGCTCGGCAAAGGAACCACTTTCACGCTCAAAATCCCGAAAGTCGCCTAA
- a CDS encoding RidA family protein, translating to MRFPSYSKTFTQALYVSIFSILTATLLHSQSSPGERLKALGIELPPASKSVANYQPAVRSGNLVFLAGAIAKGPDNQFIKGKLGYDFSVEDGYQTSRLVSIALLAALKAEIGDLDKVERIVRVEGFVNSTPDFEQQSLVINGCSDLLVEVFGEKGRHSRIAIGAQSLPFGAPVEISAIIQVRD from the coding sequence ATGCGCTTTCCTTCGTACTCTAAGACATTCACACAAGCGCTATACGTATCTATTTTTTCGATACTGACAGCCACCCTTCTCCACTCGCAGAGTTCGCCCGGAGAACGACTGAAAGCGCTCGGAATTGAACTCCCTCCCGCCTCCAAGTCAGTCGCCAACTACCAGCCCGCGGTCCGATCCGGCAATCTCGTGTTTCTTGCAGGAGCCATCGCAAAAGGTCCTGACAATCAGTTCATCAAAGGCAAACTAGGCTACGACTTCTCGGTGGAAGACGGTTATCAGACCTCTCGCTTGGTGAGCATTGCCCTGCTCGCCGCCTTGAAAGCGGAAATCGGTGATCTCGACAAGGTGGAGCGAATCGTGCGGGTTGAAGGTTTCGTCAACTCTACCCCCGATTTCGAGCAGCAATCGTTAGTCATCAACGGCTGCTCGGACCTCCTCGTAGAAGTTTTCGGCGAAAAAGGCCGCCACTCGCGCATCGCCATCGGTGCCCAATCCCTCCCCTTCGGGGCCCCAGTGGAAATCTCCGCTATCATCCAAGTCAGAGACTGA
- a CDS encoding SRPBCC family protein translates to MPKFSLERSIAIKAPAASVFSNVKDFRNWVNWSPWILAEPGCQIEYADDGNSYSWSGDIIGAGGMEVRDLVPDEEIRYRLTFLKPFKSVSSVSFRFRECNEETITSWSMSGSLPFFFFWMKRTMVASISRDYDRGLRMLKDEIERGQVPSQLRFAGFEKVEGFPYFSVSGECSLAAISQRLGADMQEASAKLKNAGVALAGAPVCFYETFNVSEGVTRYRLAFPVGAGATCPEGMETGALPSLKAYAIHHTGPYRHLVNAWAAGMMHQRAKLFEMNKSVSPFEMYLGDPCEVPEESLLTKVYFPAK, encoded by the coding sequence ATGCCAAAATTTAGTCTCGAACGAAGCATTGCGATCAAGGCTCCTGCTGCCTCGGTTTTTTCAAACGTCAAAGATTTCCGCAATTGGGTAAATTGGTCGCCGTGGATCTTGGCTGAGCCTGGGTGCCAAATCGAATATGCGGATGATGGAAACAGCTACAGCTGGTCGGGAGACATCATCGGAGCAGGCGGGATGGAAGTGAGGGATTTGGTCCCAGACGAAGAGATCCGGTACCGGTTGACTTTCCTCAAGCCCTTCAAGTCAGTTTCTTCAGTGTCGTTTCGCTTCCGGGAATGTAATGAAGAAACCATTACGAGCTGGAGCATGTCTGGTAGCCTTCCTTTTTTCTTTTTTTGGATGAAGCGGACGATGGTCGCTAGCATATCGAGGGATTATGACCGGGGACTGAGGATGTTGAAGGACGAGATCGAACGCGGACAAGTTCCGTCTCAGCTAAGGTTTGCTGGCTTCGAAAAAGTAGAAGGCTTTCCCTATTTTTCAGTAAGCGGGGAGTGCAGTCTTGCCGCAATCTCGCAGCGATTGGGTGCAGACATGCAAGAAGCGTCCGCCAAGCTAAAGAATGCAGGAGTTGCGCTAGCGGGAGCTCCTGTTTGTTTCTATGAGACCTTCAACGTTTCGGAGGGGGTGACGCGCTATCGCCTAGCTTTTCCGGTCGGAGCTGGCGCGACCTGTCCCGAGGGTATGGAGACTGGGGCACTGCCGTCGCTGAAGGCCTATGCGATCCACCATACGGGGCCATACCGTCACCTCGTAAACGCTTGGGCTGCAGGCATGATGCATCAGCGAGCCAAACTTTTTGAGATGAACAAATCCGTTTCTCCTTTCGAGATGTATCTGGGGGATCCGTGCGAAGTCCCAGAGGAATCCCTTTTAACTAAGGTCTATTTCCCAGCTAAATAA
- a CDS encoding DUF5995 family protein: MIRTIDEVITELDDIVKASVEQQSPLGYFAALYKRVTVSVRDGIRHGEFEDNERMEKLDIIFASRYLDAYRSFHSGQNASQSWLAAFSSSSKRLITLQHLLLGMNAHISLDLGIAAAETEPQKPLSLKTDFHSINRVLESLINDTQARLTRIFRPLGIADRLLGPIDENLSIFSIAYARDKAWTQTLELCLSSDAHREDMISRRDLAVAAFSRCIANPKKLSVRLILLAIRILERGDVSTRIKILDTQ; the protein is encoded by the coding sequence ATGATCCGAACGATTGATGAAGTCATAACCGAACTGGACGACATCGTTAAAGCTTCTGTTGAGCAGCAGAGTCCGCTCGGCTACTTTGCTGCCCTTTACAAACGCGTCACCGTTTCCGTAAGAGACGGAATTCGACACGGTGAGTTCGAAGACAACGAGCGTATGGAAAAACTGGATATCATTTTCGCCAGCCGCTACCTTGATGCCTACCGTTCTTTCCATTCCGGTCAAAACGCGTCCCAATCCTGGCTCGCCGCCTTTTCCTCCTCTTCGAAAAGGCTTATCACCTTGCAGCACCTGCTCCTCGGGATGAATGCCCATATCAGTTTGGACCTCGGTATCGCAGCCGCCGAGACAGAACCCCAAAAACCGCTCTCCCTCAAAACAGACTTCCACTCCATAAATCGCGTGCTCGAAAGCCTTATCAACGATACGCAAGCTCGCCTCACGCGGATTTTCCGCCCGCTCGGCATTGCCGACCGATTGCTTGGCCCCATCGACGAAAATCTCAGCATTTTCAGCATCGCTTACGCTCGCGACAAAGCCTGGACCCAGACACTTGAACTATGCCTTTCTTCCGATGCCCATCGTGAAGACATGATCTCCCGTCGCGACCTCGCGGTTGCTGCATTCTCACGCTGCATTGCCAATCCTAAGAAGCTCTCAGTAAGGCTAATCCTGCTAGCGATCCGCATCCTCGAACGCGGGGACGTGAGCACTCGTATCAAAATTCTAGATACCCAATAG
- a CDS encoding hemolysin family protein, producing MITQFVLAVAFTIGVSFICSMLEALILSTTIADIESLKKRWPKKGELLERHKTDLSNTISAILTLNTIANTAGSTLVGSLAIQIWDSTVIGWVTGLLTLSILIFSEIIPKNLGVTYRVQLQPWIVSPLRWMKIALWPATTLTDFSVRFVVREEQNSDDSSSNEEEIILLAEKGAKDGTLTSSESNMVTNALKLDDEMVSSIMTPRVVVTALEKSLTIGDIFRTYPNIPFARLPVYDEEIDQIVGLVRRRDLLKYVAEDQDRIRLGEIMNEVHFVPETVTVAAALQSILKTHQQLLVVVDEFGSMAGVVTMEDIMEYILGREIFEKDDVAIDMREFARSEAKSKNTDASAEQGSSNTDGDPK from the coding sequence ATGATCACGCAGTTCGTGCTCGCCGTCGCCTTCACGATAGGCGTTTCATTCATATGCTCGATGCTTGAGGCTCTCATTCTGAGCACCACCATCGCCGATATCGAGTCCCTCAAGAAGCGTTGGCCCAAGAAGGGCGAGCTGCTGGAGCGACACAAAACGGATCTCTCCAACACGATTTCCGCGATCCTTACCCTCAACACGATCGCCAATACCGCCGGATCCACCTTGGTCGGTTCCCTCGCCATCCAGATCTGGGACAGCACCGTTATCGGTTGGGTAACCGGCCTGCTCACTCTGAGCATCCTGATATTTTCGGAAATCATCCCCAAAAATTTGGGTGTGACTTACCGCGTGCAGCTGCAGCCTTGGATCGTGAGCCCGCTCCGGTGGATGAAGATCGCCCTCTGGCCCGCTACCACCCTCACCGACTTCTCCGTCCGCTTCGTGGTCCGCGAAGAACAAAACAGCGACGACTCCTCGTCGAACGAAGAGGAAATCATCCTGCTCGCCGAAAAAGGCGCCAAGGATGGTACCTTGACCAGCAGCGAGTCCAACATGGTGACCAACGCCCTCAAGCTCGACGACGAGATGGTCAGTTCCATCATGACCCCTCGAGTGGTCGTAACCGCCCTCGAGAAGTCGCTTACCATCGGCGACATCTTCCGCACCTATCCCAACATCCCCTTTGCTCGCCTTCCCGTCTACGACGAAGAAATCGACCAAATAGTAGGCTTGGTCCGCCGCCGCGACCTGCTCAAGTACGTCGCCGAAGATCAGGACCGGATTCGCTTGGGCGAGATCATGAACGAGGTCCATTTCGTTCCGGAGACCGTTACCGTCGCCGCCGCCTTACAAAGCATCCTCAAGACTCACCAGCAACTGCTCGTCGTCGTGGACGAGTTCGGTTCGATGGCTGGCGTGGTCACTATGGAGGACATCATGGAATACATCCTCGGCCGCGAAATCTTCGAAAAGGACGACGTCGCCATCGACATGCGCGAATTCGCCCGCTCCGAAGCCAAAAGCAAAAACACCGACGCAAGCGCCGAACAAGGCAGTAGCAACACGGACGGGGATCCTAAGTGA
- a CDS encoding response regulator: MQKIRPKSKHRVVVVEDDRTSRKLITRILEQAGYDVLECGEGKDALHIAEMNPPRAMIVDVMLPDMKGTKIVEELTYNNDCRFTKYLFLTGILANRAAKPNYFFQIDGARYRALSKPIRKGQLLRHLADAVTHSMEMEEAERLEKQKKESAMPRSSSNAVRNEDDLIADDQVILSDGLN; encoded by the coding sequence ATGCAAAAAATCCGGCCCAAATCCAAGCACCGCGTCGTCGTCGTCGAAGATGATCGCACCTCCCGCAAGCTTATCACCCGCATCCTGGAACAAGCTGGCTACGACGTACTCGAATGCGGAGAAGGAAAAGACGCTCTGCACATCGCCGAAATGAATCCGCCGCGGGCCATGATAGTGGATGTCATGCTTCCTGATATGAAGGGGACCAAGATCGTCGAGGAGCTCACCTACAACAACGACTGTCGCTTCACGAAATACTTGTTCCTTACCGGAATCCTCGCCAACCGCGCCGCAAAACCAAACTACTTTTTCCAAATCGACGGGGCCCGCTACCGCGCCCTTTCCAAGCCCATTCGCAAAGGCCAGCTGCTACGTCATCTCGCTGATGCCGTGACCCATTCCATGGAGATGGAAGAGGCGGAGAGGCTGGAAAAGCAGAAGAAAGAATCGGCCATGCCTCGATCATCCAGCAACGCGGTTCGCAACGAAGACGATCTCATTGCCGACGATCAAGTCATCCTTTCAGACGGCCTCAACTAG
- a CDS encoding glycosyltransferase, whose translation MRVLIIGKIWPEPTSSAAGTRTLDLIRSLKLTDWEIHFACAAQQSEHSCDLEATFSIRTHDIELNDSSFDNWVAKLAPDIVIFDRYMTEEQFGWRVAKSLPESLRVIDTSDLHCLREARRQSLKSAQPLSLGNQVALREIAALLRVDLSLIISEFEIETLAQHFPVPAENLAYWPFALPKPPKTFAAFDERKDFVMIGSFLHEPNWDAVQFCHREIWPLIRQKLPQAQLDIYGSYLPEKAKQLHSEKSGFRVLGRARDSIQTLSNYRVNLAPLRFGAGLKGKLADAFLAGTPSIASPIAVEGMQGTLDWGSLVSIDPLQFSETAAEIYASPQAWSHAQTCGLKIAEERFPESHWLPKLPEILQKAHDRRHETRSANFVGQLLNHHQHRSTEFMSRWIEAKNRTKTPGTSKG comes from the coding sequence ATGAGAGTATTGATCATAGGCAAGATCTGGCCCGAGCCGACTTCTTCCGCAGCGGGAACCCGCACCCTAGACCTTATTCGCAGCCTCAAGTTGACCGACTGGGAAATTCACTTCGCCTGCGCCGCGCAACAATCCGAGCACAGCTGCGACCTAGAGGCTACTTTTTCGATTCGAACTCATGACATTGAATTGAACGACAGCAGCTTCGACAATTGGGTAGCCAAACTCGCTCCCGATATCGTCATCTTCGACCGCTACATGACAGAGGAGCAATTCGGCTGGCGGGTTGCGAAGTCCCTCCCAGAGAGCTTGCGCGTCATCGATACCAGCGACCTACACTGCCTTCGCGAAGCGCGCCGCCAAAGCTTGAAAAGCGCTCAACCGCTCTCTCTTGGCAATCAGGTCGCGCTGCGAGAAATCGCAGCACTCTTGCGCGTCGACCTTTCGCTCATAATCTCTGAGTTCGAAATCGAGACCTTGGCCCAGCACTTTCCCGTTCCAGCGGAAAACCTCGCCTACTGGCCGTTTGCCCTCCCGAAGCCACCTAAAACGTTTGCGGCCTTCGACGAGCGTAAGGACTTCGTGATGATCGGCAGTTTTCTCCACGAGCCAAACTGGGACGCGGTGCAATTCTGCCATCGCGAAATTTGGCCCCTCATCCGCCAAAAACTGCCTCAGGCCCAACTCGACATCTACGGCTCTTACCTACCCGAGAAAGCAAAGCAGCTGCACAGCGAAAAAAGCGGGTTCCGCGTTCTGGGTAGAGCCAGAGATTCAATCCAAACCCTCTCGAACTATAGAGTTAATCTGGCGCCGCTCCGCTTCGGAGCGGGACTCAAGGGCAAGCTCGCCGACGCCTTTCTCGCGGGAACCCCTAGCATCGCGAGCCCCATCGCAGTTGAAGGAATGCAAGGGACTCTCGATTGGGGTAGCCTCGTATCCATCGATCCATTACAGTTTAGCGAAACAGCCGCAGAGATCTACGCTTCACCCCAAGCCTGGAGCCACGCCCAAACTTGCGGCTTAAAAATCGCCGAGGAACGCTTCCCAGAATCCCATTGGCTCCCCAAACTGCCCGAGATCCTTCAGAAGGCCCACGATCGCCGCCACGAGACGCGATCCGCAAACTTCGTCGGCCAGCTTCTCAACCATCACCAACATCGCTCCACGGAGTTCATGAGCCGCTGGATCGAGGCGAAAAACCGGACCAAAACGCCAGGGACATCAAAGGGCTGA
- a CDS encoding DEAD/DEAH box helicase, giving the protein MPFAKLGLRPEIAAAVAAKGYTEPSPIQAKAIPAILEGRDVLGGAQTGTGKTAAFSLPLLQRLSESNFKNKRPRALILAPTRELAAQVHQSILDYGHGLNLHSACFFGGVNINPQISKLRRGLDIIVATPGRLLDLCQRGEAQLGAIETLVLDEADRMLDMGFIHDIKKLLKLLPTERQNLFFSATYAKEVKKLADTILRNPVEVEVAPRNSTADQVAQEAYSIGQKNKRSALSALIQDGDWQQVLVFTRTKHGANRLAKQLNSDGITAAAIHGNKSQGARERALEDFKTNYIRVLVATDIAARGIDIADLPHVVNFELPNVPEDYVHRIGRTGRAGKKGKAISLVSADEEAYLVSIEKLLKREITLLELSPQGVIGREARRIANPQKPKKQQQVSRGPRQQDGRQEGKGSNRPQRRKSGKPGQNPNAQSGTKPASNPSASPVSTTAGAPLRNRRNRRPPNRPKF; this is encoded by the coding sequence ATGCCATTCGCAAAACTCGGACTCCGTCCGGAAATCGCCGCTGCTGTCGCCGCCAAAGGCTACACCGAGCCCTCCCCCATCCAGGCCAAAGCCATCCCTGCCATCCTCGAAGGACGCGACGTCCTCGGCGGAGCTCAAACCGGCACCGGAAAAACAGCCGCCTTCAGCTTGCCGCTCCTGCAGCGCCTCTCTGAGTCGAACTTCAAAAACAAGCGCCCGCGGGCCCTCATCCTCGCCCCCACCCGCGAGCTCGCAGCCCAAGTCCACCAAAGCATCCTCGACTACGGCCACGGCTTGAACCTGCACTCCGCCTGCTTCTTCGGCGGCGTAAACATCAACCCCCAGATTTCAAAGCTCCGCCGCGGGCTCGACATCATCGTCGCCACTCCCGGACGCTTGCTCGACCTCTGCCAGCGCGGCGAGGCCCAGCTCGGAGCCATCGAAACCCTCGTGCTCGACGAAGCCGACCGCATGCTCGACATGGGCTTCATCCATGACATCAAGAAGCTCCTCAAGCTGCTCCCCACAGAACGGCAAAACCTCTTCTTCTCCGCGACCTACGCCAAGGAAGTAAAGAAGCTAGCCGACACCATCCTGCGCAATCCCGTCGAAGTGGAAGTCGCCCCACGCAACTCCACTGCCGACCAAGTCGCCCAAGAAGCCTACTCCATTGGACAAAAGAACAAGCGCTCCGCCCTCTCCGCGCTAATCCAGGACGGCGATTGGCAACAAGTTCTCGTCTTCACCCGTACCAAGCACGGTGCCAACCGTCTCGCGAAACAGCTCAACTCCGACGGCATCACTGCCGCCGCCATCCACGGTAACAAAAGCCAAGGGGCCCGCGAACGCGCTCTCGAAGACTTCAAGACCAACTACATACGCGTCCTCGTCGCAACTGACATCGCCGCCCGCGGCATCGACATCGCCGACCTGCCGCATGTAGTTAATTTCGAACTACCGAACGTTCCTGAAGACTACGTGCACCGCATCGGCCGCACAGGGCGAGCCGGCAAGAAAGGCAAGGCCATATCCCTCGTTTCCGCAGACGAAGAAGCTTACCTCGTATCCATCGAAAAACTGCTGAAGCGAGAGATCACTCTGCTCGAACTCAGCCCCCAAGGTGTTATCGGTCGCGAAGCGCGACGCATCGCCAACCCGCAAAAGCCGAAGAAGCAACAGCAAGTATCCAGAGGACCAAGACAGCAGGACGGTCGTCAGGAGGGCAAAGGCAGTAACCGGCCTCAACGTCGAAAATCTGGCAAGCCAGGACAAAATCCAAACGCTCAATCGGGCACCAAGCCAGCCAGCAATCCGAGCGCGAGCCCAGTCTCCACCACGGCCGGCGCCCCTTTGCGCAACCGTCGCAATCGCCGTCCGCCCAATCGCCCGAAGTTCTAG